GACTTAGTATTTTTCAAGATCTGCACATATCTGGGATGATAACTTCTCAAAAGAGAAAGCTACTTCATGGTTCTCAAACAATATATAGCAGTACTGTAGAAACGACACATACAACATCAGATCTAAGAACGAAACTTAATTAATATTTTGGAGTACTGTTATGTGCCTATCTGTTTAGTGTATAGCGTGAAGCACAATCTCCTTCACATGAAAACTTTTTCAAGTGACATTTTTATGTTGGCTGCAAACTTCCTCTCTCTTTCAATATATAACCATGGTGTATGCACATATACTTAAATTGATCACTTGCGCATAAGAAAATTTTCAGTCTCTCTTCTAATTGCATGAGTTAGTTACTTTTAAGTGTTTGTTAATTAGGAATACCAATTTAATTTTGTAGTAATATTGATTAATTCATTTTCATATCATGTATAGGAAATTTCTCTTTGCAAAGTGTATAAACGACCAGGGATTGAGGACAACTTTCACCTCAGCACCACAACGACAAGATCATCCAGCTCAAAGGCTGCAGCGACTATGGAAAAGAGGCACCACCGGACTTCAGCGTCACCCCGCCTGGCACCAATGTTCGACGGTGGCCACTCATCAGCTCACATGAACAAGCCATACAGTGGAGCAAACACCACCATAGCCATGACATCGTCAGCTGCAGCTCGAGCAGCAACAATGGAGCCACAGACATCAATGTTCCTGTCAACCCCCTCACTTAGCTCCACCACATCGACGGAGGAGGACGGTACATCACTCTACCACATGAAAGGTGCTAACCCACAGATGTTGCCTTCTTCCACACACGCCCTGCTTAATGCAAACTCCGCTACAATGGCAACAATTCCAATAGATGAGCTGAGTAGGGCAATTGGATCATATAATAGCCAAGGAAACCCTAACCAGCCCTTGCCACAAGGTCCATTGCTTCCTTTTCCTAGCATGGAAAAGATTTGGGATTGGAATCCACTCCTAGAATCTCCTAAGGTTTGCACAAGCTTCAAGTGACTTTCAGTACATGGCTCGAAGCatttatatgcatgcttgcatgcgtGCACGTCTTATATATGAATACAAGTGTGTATATGTGCAGGCACCATAATTATTATTTGGGCTAGAACATGGTTAAGATGTAATGGAATATATAGGATGAGTTAGTTCTAGTCCTATGCAATGCTCCACTATATATATTAATCAGTTCACCATCTCACATGAATAGGTGGTGTAACAATATGTCAATTTCTAGCTATTATTTGATAATGCAGACCTTGTAGCATAACTCGATTAGAGATGGAATAAAGATTATTTCGACATCTGGTCTTATGCTTATATATGTACTCCCTATGTACCACATTGACTATCACTGTGGCATAGCATTTGAGGGTCTGCATTCACACCTTCTGCCATGCATCTGGTCCTGCATCACACCTTCTGCCATGCATCTGGACCCCCTCTGTCCACGTTCAGAGAATCTCTGTTGTACCTCCTCAGAAGCTAAAACGACACTGAtaaagggacagagggagtatgcttCAATTATCATTGATCAACTTTGAAGCATATACTATATATATTGAGATTTGTACATGTACACTGTTGAGAAAATGCTATTGTGTGATTATCATCTTCTAGCTCGGTTCTTTAAAGTTAAAGTGTTTTTGCATGATCTTATGTATGTTAGGTTCCTAGTTCAGAAACCAGTAAGTCTAGTTAATTAGAACTAGCTAGCTAGCATCCATCCCCCTTGATACATGCATTAGAAATGAAATAATGATCAAGAGTACTTCACTCCCCTATAATAATATTGTGGAATAGTTAATGTGGTTTGTATGTGTGATGTTTGAAACCAAAAGCATTAACAACAATAAGAACCATTGTAGTGCGAACATATCCATTCTTTGAAGCATAGTATTGACTATTGAGAGACAGTAGCCACAATAAGAATGTCTTTTTTTTCCTCCAATAAAACTTGATTTTGAGGCACAACCATGAAACACAGTGCTTGAAGATCTTGATCAAGTCCTCGATCCATATAAAACACACTTGCTTCAAGAGCTTAGTCCTCCATAAATAAATAGGAGTGATCTTTGTAGAAGCTGGCATTCGTTTATTCATTATCTAATCTAatctaaaaaaggaaaaaaagactgGAGAGATCGATCTGCCATATATAACCCCTTAGACGTGCATGCTACTTCCTCTGTCCTAAAATATAAGGGTCCTAATAAATTTGTACTAAGTCAAACTAAGCTAAATTTGACCAAGTTATAGATAAAAGTATTAACATCTACCACACCAGAGATgtaaattatgaaaatatatttctctATCCAATTATGCTactttgatgtcataaatatcaTTCTTTTTTTCTTATTCGATTTAGCATGGTTTGTCTTAGAATAAACTTAGATCCCTTATATTTCAAGACAAAGGGAGTATATATTCActatgtttcaaattataagatgtttttggttttttctaaatacattgttTTTCCTATGTACTAGACATATTGTATATCTATAAGTACATAACAAAAGCTACGTATCTAGAAAATCCAAAACATCTTATCATTTAGAATGGAGATAGAGTAACAGATTAATAGTGTGTTAATTTTGTCTTGTTGTTTGCTCTTTGATTCATATAAACCTCATCTCATGGAAATATATAGGTGTATATAGGtggtatgcatgcatgcatatatggcATTTGAAGGTGTTTTGACAAGCTTTCATGTCGGCATCATGTATATCATATATCTGTTCGTAGAAATGTGGTAGGAGTATATCTCATGCATCAGTATGCATGGGATTGTCATGGCATTTCAAGTGCACGCAGTAAACTGAGCGTATGAGCCGAGGCGCGTCCACTTCGATCCCTATGCAGAATTAAAAGCAAGCATGTGATCGAACACAAGGTTCTGTTATTTGTTGGCAAACTTTTAATTTTAAACGGCAATAAGACATTGaagttcattttatttttttattaacttTTAGTGTCAAGTATATATAAGGGTTTATTAATCATATGGGCACTTTTTTCAAACACATCGTCTACCTTAtatatttgatttatttatgaaaaAATGAAATGAAACAATATACATTAATTATAGTGCACTAGTTAGACCATCAACTAAATGCCAGTATGCTTATGTGGCATTTCCTTGAAAACACAAATTTAAAACCTCACGTTAAGATTCACTTAACCTATATAACCAATATATGTGAAATGCATGACTCATAATTGacggaaatgaagaaatgaccacgTGAAGTAGTTAAAACATATATATAAGTATATAACCGTGTGAACTAGTTAGGTTCCTCCCAGTGGTTCGCCCAGGGTTTGAGCAAGCAGCAGACACTCATATTTACGCCTAATATTATTATTCTTTTATTAATGATACATAACGTGCGAGTTCAGTTCAACGCTGTTTCATGAATTGCGGGTATATATATCATTTGAGCCCATTTTCTTCAAGCTGAGAAAAGATGAAATCAACATTGAGCTAGAATAATGAAATCGACTTTCATTCAAATATCAACTAATTAATCTTAATTTTAACAACAAATTAAAGAGGTGGTTTGAGACGATAGAACCAGCTTAACGATCTATTTTAACAACATAGGTGACAACAGTGCGCGGGAGAATAATAACTTGGCAAAAAAACCTTGAAATGTTACACCATTTCTCAGAGTCTTGCTCATATCCAAATCctttatctttcttttctttttgtgaaTTAAACAAATCCTATTTTTTTATTTAATCTGATTACTACCAGCCTGCTCTAACAATTACCGGAAAGGAGCAGTCAAGTGTGGCGGTCCAGTTGGTGCACACACATACACGCGCCGCCGCCATGTATGATGCAGGCCTTGCCGTTGCCGACCGTGTTTACTCCACAGTCTGCACTGCACAGCCCACACGGCACCCAGCTTTGTGCCGCTGCACTTTGCTCTTGCTGTCAACGCACTTATGACCTTGGTAGCCATACATACTTCTACCAAGTATAAGTCAAACTTATCTAATTTATTTCGgtcaagtttataaaaaatatagtaACATTTATTATaacaaataaatgcactatcaaaatatatttcatggtgtaTGTTGTTAATTTAATGTTTATGATTTAGATGTTTGTGCacttttctgtaaatttggtacAAATTAGAGAAGGTTGACTTAAGAGAAAAcgaaaacgacttacaatttgcaACTGGCGGGAGTACGTACATATGAGCAGAGTATATATACTTATTATATACGGTAATATCATTCACTAATTACAGTCTATCTACTCCATCCGTTCTTTTTACATGTCACATTAGCTTTGTCTTAAGTTGAACATTATTGTCTCGTACATTCTAAAAAATTCTTATAAGTAGTTTCATGACAATATAGATcatatattatgaaagtatttctTATAGTaaatctaaaaacataaatcttatGTCATGAATATATTTAATTTCTTTGAAAACAGTGGTCAAAGATATAAATTTTTTAATTTGGGACAAAGCTAACATGACATGCAAAAAACTTAGGTTGCATCTACCTGAAGCTGAAGCATTATGGAAATTTTACATGTTAATTGCACCGTAGTTATTAATAGAATAAATTTCTCTCTCTAGTGGGCCTATTTGACTGGGTTGAAAGCTCACTCCACAACTGGTCCAAAACCACGGGGAGCTTATGGTTACGGTGCATGTATCCTATTGGGCTAGACTGCCTGCCCACTGCTTGTCTTCCTTCCTTCTAGAAGTTCACTTTCGTGACACCACTACTGATGACCAAAATTGATCATTACAGCCCTGATGTTGACAAATCTGGTTAATATGGGTTGTCAGGCTAGCTACACCA
This DNA window, taken from Miscanthus floridulus cultivar M001 chromosome 13, ASM1932011v1, whole genome shotgun sequence, encodes the following:
- the LOC136500814 gene encoding NAC domain-containing protein 35-like codes for the protein MTQAGRRRSSSTMRGASGDQQQQQHGGGGGDDGQLQQGGGDMVMPGFRFHPTEEELIDFYLRRRVEGKRFNIELINLVDLYRYDPWDLPALASIGDKEWYFYVPRDRKYRNGDRPNRVTPSGYWKATGADRTVYVEVKRPIGLKKTLVFYVGKAPKGLRSSWIMNEYRLPSGEADRYQKEISLCKVYKRPGIEDNFHLSTTTTRSSSSKAAATMEKRHHRTSASPRLAPMFDGGHSSAHMNKPYSGANTTIAMTSSAAARAATMEPQTSMFLSTPSLSSTTSTEEDGTSLYHMKGANPQMLPSSTHALLNANSATMATIPIDELSRAIGSYNSQGNPNQPLPQGPLLPFPSMEKIWDWNPLLESPKVCTSFK